The proteins below are encoded in one region of Thermococcus sp.:
- a CDS encoding class I SAM-dependent methyltransferase, producing the protein MDSKVSRVCRTQEEAKKLYDRISRFYDLFAFPEGKYRDRVLELLSIKTGETVLEIGFGTGHALVKMAELVGEEGKVYGVDISPGMMEVSKRRLRKAGLLDRVELYCGDASKLPYEDNKFDAVFMSFTLELFDTPEIPKVLGEVKRVLKSGGRFGVVSMSKGEGLVVGLYEWLHERFPRYLDCRPIYLSEVVKVAGFVVVHEEKGRIFGLPVETVIALKPGRKDRG; encoded by the coding sequence ATGGATTCAAAAGTATCGCGGGTGTGCCGGACTCAGGAGGAGGCAAAGAAGCTCTACGACAGAATCAGCAGATTCTACGATTTATTTGCTTTTCCCGAGGGAAAATACAGGGATAGGGTGCTGGAGCTCCTCAGCATCAAAACCGGAGAAACGGTTCTGGAGATAGGCTTTGGAACGGGCCATGCCCTGGTGAAGATGGCCGAGCTTGTGGGGGAGGAGGGAAAGGTCTACGGTGTTGATATCTCTCCGGGGATGATGGAGGTCAGCAAAAGGAGGCTCCGGAAAGCCGGGCTGTTGGATAGGGTCGAGCTGTACTGTGGAGATGCCTCAAAATTGCCTTATGAGGATAACAAGTTTGATGCCGTCTTTATGAGCTTCACCCTTGAGCTCTTTGATACGCCCGAGATTCCGAAAGTGCTCGGTGAGGTTAAAAGGGTTCTAAAGTCTGGCGGAAGGTTTGGTGTGGTGAGTATGTCAAAGGGTGAAGGGCTGGTCGTGGGGCTCTACGAATGGCTTCACGAGAGGTTTCCCCGGTACCTGGACTGCCGGCCGATCTATCTCTCTGAGGTCGTGAAGGTTGCTGGCTTTGTGGTGGTGCACGAGGAGAAAGGGCGGATTTTCGGGCTTCCCGTTGAAACCGTCATCGCGTTGAAACCCGGGAGGAAGGACCGTGGATAG
- a CDS encoding ATP-binding protein has translation MILKFIDREPELKALEELYTQDRAHLVLIYGRRRIGKTELVKQFIRGKRSFYFLARKEPMELELDRLLRSFNRKFNVFIEARNLEEFFEEVRTFGKLIFVIDEFPYWVEESKSIPSTFQYIWDEILTDSKIMLILMGSSISTMESLMSYKNPLYGRRTAQIRLSTLGFFHLREAFPRYSWEELVKVYGVIDGIPAYLQHFDDSMSVEDNIERNFYSRVSILYEDAERLLKDELREPVTYLNILRAINEGKTKLTEIANETKVAVTNLPKYLKTLETLDLVYKEFPVTMRQRRRFGIYRVKDFYYRFWLRFVYPYRDDIEIGAISFEDFREDFNGYLGGVFERVAREFLITLNSRGKLPFRFTKIGRWWDRREEIDLVAVNSLTGDAGFFEVKWKELSRGEALRVLRNLEKKSEMVNIKGEGRYHGLIARHVESKKELREKGYLVFDIGDFPELQKESKSRGV, from the coding sequence ATGATACTAAAATTCATCGACCGCGAACCCGAACTCAAGGCCCTTGAGGAGCTCTACACTCAGGACAGGGCGCATTTGGTGCTCATCTACGGGCGCAGGAGAATAGGGAAAACGGAGCTTGTAAAGCAGTTCATAAGGGGGAAGCGGAGCTTTTATTTCCTAGCAAGGAAGGAGCCGATGGAGCTTGAGCTCGACCGCCTGCTCAGGAGCTTCAACAGGAAGTTCAACGTCTTCATCGAGGCTCGGAACCTGGAGGAATTCTTTGAGGAGGTTAGAACGTTCGGGAAGCTGATCTTCGTTATAGACGAGTTCCCGTACTGGGTCGAGGAGAGTAAGTCAATCCCCTCCACCTTTCAGTACATCTGGGACGAAATACTCACGGACTCGAAAATCATGCTGATCCTTATGGGGTCCTCGATATCCACGATGGAGAGCCTGATGAGCTACAAAAACCCTCTGTACGGAAGGAGGACGGCGCAGATAAGACTTTCTACCCTCGGGTTCTTCCATCTCCGGGAAGCATTTCCCCGCTACTCGTGGGAGGAACTCGTGAAGGTCTATGGGGTCATAGACGGGATTCCGGCGTACCTCCAGCACTTCGACGACTCCATGAGCGTCGAGGATAACATAGAGCGCAACTTTTACAGCAGGGTGAGCATCCTCTACGAAGACGCCGAAAGACTCCTGAAAGACGAGCTGAGGGAGCCGGTGACATACCTCAACATACTCAGGGCGATAAACGAGGGGAAGACGAAGCTCACCGAGATAGCCAACGAGACGAAAGTCGCGGTAACCAACCTGCCGAAGTACCTGAAGACCCTCGAAACACTCGACCTCGTTTACAAGGAGTTTCCGGTGACAATGAGGCAGAGGAGGAGGTTTGGCATTTACAGGGTTAAGGACTTCTACTACCGCTTCTGGCTCCGCTTCGTGTATCCCTACAGGGATGATATCGAGATAGGGGCAATAAGCTTCGAGGACTTCAGGGAAGACTTCAACGGATACCTCGGTGGGGTCTTTGAGAGGGTTGCCAGGGAGTTTCTGATAACGCTTAACTCACGGGGGAAACTGCCGTTCAGGTTCACGAAGATAGGGAGGTGGTGGGACAGGAGGGAGGAGATAGACCTCGTGGCGGTGAACAGTCTCACCGGCGATGCGGGCTTCTTTGAGGTGAAATGGAAAGAGCTCTCCCGAGGAGAGGCTCTTAGGGTTCTCAGGAATCTGGAGAAGAAGAGTGAGATGGTTAACATCAAAGGGGAGGGAAGGTACCACGGGCTTATCGCAAGGCACGTCGAGAGCAAGAAGGAGCTGAGAGAGAAGGGATACCTGGTCTTTGATATAGGAGACTTCCCGGAATTGCAAAAAGAGTCAAAAAGTCGGGGGGTGTAG
- a CDS encoding heavy metal translocating P-type ATPase, whose protein sequence is MVLDMKGKEDVHGEHVHEEMERAPGMEDMEHGEHLHGGTHGEHETAGHAGHEHGGHEGHEMEAHKGHDHEGHEGHEHSHAEHHRMMMEDFKKRFIVSVILTIPILILSPLIQNFFGFELTFPGDHYVLFGLSAVVYFYGGWPFLKGMRDELKKKLPGMMTLIALAITVAFFYSAAVTFGLPGKTFYWELATLIDIMLIGHYIEMRSVLGASRALEELIKLMPTEAHLVTPEGIRDVPVSELKKGDIVLVKPGEKIPSDGVIVEGETSVNEAMLTGESKPVYKKPGDTVIGGSINLEGAIKVRIEKTGKDTYLMQVVELVRQAQETRSKTQDLANRAAFYLTLIAITAGTITLGTWLYLGKPFVFALERMVTVMVITCPHALGLAVPLVVSVSTSISAKKGILIRNREAFERAKDVQVVVFDKTGTLTEGKFEVTDIIQLDELGEEEILKYAAALESHSSHPIAQGIVEKAKELGLEPYGVSESKVLPGKGVQGVINGKEVLVVSPGFLKENGLWKEDERVKRVLEQGKTVVFLVIDGKLVGALALADRIRPESREAVEKLHEMGIKAYMLTGDNAKVAKWVAEELGLDGFFAEVLPHQKSEKVKELQDEGYTVAMVGDGINDAPALIQADVGIAIGAGTDVAIESADIILVKNDPRDVITAIHLARATYKKMIQNLAWATGYNTFAIPLAAGVLYSYGILLSPALGALLMSMSTVIVAINARFLKV, encoded by the coding sequence ATGGTGTTGGACATGAAAGGGAAGGAAGATGTGCACGGGGAGCACGTGCACGAGGAGATGGAGAGAGCCCCCGGAATGGAGGATATGGAGCACGGAGAGCACCTCCATGGAGGTACGCATGGGGAACACGAAACCGCTGGCCATGCAGGCCACGAACATGGGGGTCACGAGGGGCATGAAATGGAGGCCCACAAGGGTCACGACCATGAGGGCCACGAAGGGCACGAACACTCCCACGCGGAGCACCACAGGATGATGATGGAGGACTTCAAGAAGCGATTCATCGTTTCCGTGATACTGACGATTCCAATCCTGATTCTGTCCCCGCTGATACAGAACTTCTTTGGATTCGAGCTGACGTTTCCCGGCGACCACTACGTTCTCTTCGGTCTCTCGGCGGTGGTCTACTTCTACGGCGGCTGGCCGTTCCTGAAGGGCATGAGGGACGAGCTGAAGAAAAAGCTGCCGGGAATGATGACCCTGATAGCGCTGGCAATCACGGTTGCCTTCTTCTACAGCGCCGCGGTAACTTTTGGCCTTCCGGGCAAGACCTTCTACTGGGAGCTGGCGACGCTTATCGACATCATGCTCATCGGCCACTACATCGAGATGCGCTCTGTTTTGGGCGCTTCAAGGGCACTTGAAGAGCTCATAAAGCTCATGCCGACGGAGGCCCACCTCGTAACGCCCGAGGGGATCAGGGACGTCCCGGTAAGCGAGCTGAAGAAAGGAGATATAGTCCTCGTCAAGCCGGGCGAGAAGATACCATCCGACGGTGTCATCGTCGAGGGCGAAACGAGCGTAAACGAGGCCATGCTCACAGGGGAGTCAAAGCCCGTCTACAAGAAGCCCGGGGATACCGTTATCGGCGGTTCCATAAACCTTGAGGGCGCAATAAAGGTCAGGATAGAGAAGACAGGAAAGGACACCTACCTCATGCAGGTCGTCGAGCTCGTCAGGCAGGCGCAGGAGACACGCTCGAAGACGCAGGATCTGGCAAACAGAGCAGCTTTCTACCTCACTCTCATCGCCATAACCGCCGGAACGATAACCCTCGGCACCTGGCTCTACCTCGGCAAGCCCTTCGTCTTTGCCCTGGAGAGAATGGTGACGGTGATGGTCATAACGTGCCCGCACGCCCTCGGCCTGGCCGTGCCTCTGGTGGTCTCGGTCTCAACCTCGATCTCGGCCAAGAAGGGAATCCTCATCAGGAACAGAGAGGCCTTCGAGAGGGCCAAGGACGTGCAGGTGGTTGTGTTCGACAAGACCGGAACGCTCACCGAGGGGAAGTTCGAGGTAACGGACATAATCCAGCTGGACGAGCTCGGCGAGGAGGAAATCCTGAAATACGCCGCGGCCCTTGAGTCCCACTCAAGCCACCCGATAGCCCAGGGAATAGTTGAGAAGGCCAAGGAACTCGGCCTTGAGCCCTACGGCGTCAGTGAGTCAAAGGTCCTGCCCGGCAAGGGCGTCCAGGGCGTCATCAACGGCAAAGAGGTTCTCGTTGTAAGCCCCGGCTTTCTCAAGGAGAACGGGCTCTGGAAGGAGGACGAGCGCGTCAAGAGGGTTCTGGAGCAGGGCAAGACTGTGGTCTTCCTGGTAATCGACGGGAAGCTCGTCGGTGCGCTCGCTCTGGCGGACAGGATAAGGCCCGAATCAAGGGAGGCAGTTGAAAAGCTCCACGAGATGGGCATAAAGGCCTACATGCTCACCGGAGACAACGCCAAGGTCGCGAAGTGGGTTGCTGAAGAACTCGGTTTGGATGGCTTCTTCGCCGAAGTCCTGCCCCACCAGAAGTCGGAGAAGGTCAAGGAGCTCCAGGATGAGGGCTACACAGTGGCCATGGTCGGCGACGGCATAAACGACGCACCGGCGCTGATTCAGGCGGACGTGGGAATAGCCATTGGAGCGGGAACAGACGTTGCGATAGAGAGCGCGGACATAATCCTCGTCAAGAACGACCCGAGGGATGTTATAACGGCCATACACCTGGCAAGGGCCACATATAAGAAGATGATACAGAATTTGGCATGGGCTACTGGATACAACACCTTCGCGATACCCCTGGCGGCGGGAGTGCTCTACAGCTATGGAATACTCCTCAGCCCCGCCCTCGGTGCCCTGCTGATGAGCATGAGCACGGTGATAGTGGCCATCAACGCGAGGTTCCTGAAGGTCTGA
- a CDS encoding serine/threonine-protein kinase: MTAGTACLSGNGGISVHMGHWFMDDDIIESVVKLFIVIVIISVIFGRAAGFIIFIVIAMWIGHFIKHILKDVSKSKKYKRRYSHPVPPAPPVPREDMKELLRKSLIVELPPRLHAGEEVPVRVGFRNLLHGVINVEIDLSGLARYFDLSSTRVYFRGVKPGEYVSQTVTAVPRGPGKVSAKVAVRSGMVSAKVKVDTEVIERPKSEARTGTPVPVPAGSGRASVEDAPRTPLEELFARYRKVEPIGEGGFARVYRAERKDGTVVALKVPLSLTEEGGKAFLREVRNWSLLSHPNIVELYDYNIFPVPYLEMEYCEGSLAKLRKPVSPVRAAKIVFDVAEGIKYAHSKGVIHRDLKPSNILLKNGRAKVSDWGLSKLLKESRTTHTVSFTPLYAAPEQISSRFGGTDERTDVWQIGAVLYELLTGRPPFEGEDFVEVASKITLEEPVPPGRLNPEAKPLEQVVMKCLAKNKEERYQSVEELQRDIAEFLGTSYRENLSRSVSLNDLSRSAYYAGELFLLYLKLNDLVNALKYADDLVHYARGETREELLRLREQLGLRLENGLDVPEELLEKAEMIVHRIKLGFKGV; the protein is encoded by the coding sequence ATGACCGCCGGAACTGCCTGTCTCAGCGGGAATGGAGGGATAAGCGTGCACATGGGGCACTGGTTCATGGACGACGACATTATAGAGAGTGTTGTCAAGCTCTTTATAGTTATAGTCATAATCTCCGTCATCTTCGGGAGGGCGGCCGGGTTCATAATATTCATCGTGATAGCCATGTGGATAGGACACTTCATCAAGCATATACTCAAGGACGTTTCGAAGTCCAAGAAGTACAAGAGGCGGTACTCCCATCCGGTTCCGCCCGCTCCACCCGTCCCCAGGGAGGACATGAAGGAGCTCCTCAGGAAGTCGCTCATAGTCGAGCTCCCGCCGAGGCTTCACGCCGGGGAGGAAGTCCCGGTCAGGGTGGGCTTCAGGAACCTGCTTCACGGGGTCATAAACGTCGAGATAGACCTCAGCGGCCTGGCCAGGTACTTCGATCTCAGTTCCACCAGGGTCTATTTCAGGGGCGTTAAACCCGGTGAGTACGTCTCGCAGACCGTAACGGCCGTCCCCAGAGGTCCAGGAAAGGTCAGCGCCAAGGTCGCGGTCCGCTCCGGCATGGTGAGCGCCAAGGTGAAGGTGGACACAGAGGTAATCGAGAGGCCGAAGAGCGAGGCGAGAACCGGCACTCCGGTTCCGGTCCCCGCCGGAAGCGGTCGGGCTTCCGTCGAAGATGCCCCCCGCACCCCCCTGGAGGAGCTCTTCGCGAGGTATAGGAAGGTCGAGCCCATCGGCGAGGGCGGCTTTGCGAGAGTTTACAGGGCGGAGAGAAAGGACGGGACAGTTGTTGCCCTCAAGGTCCCGCTCAGCCTGACCGAGGAGGGAGGCAAAGCGTTCCTCAGGGAGGTCAGGAACTGGTCGCTCCTCAGCCACCCCAACATAGTCGAGCTCTACGACTACAACATCTTCCCCGTCCCGTACCTTGAGATGGAGTACTGCGAGGGCTCTCTCGCAAAGCTCAGGAAGCCCGTGAGCCCGGTGAGGGCCGCGAAGATAGTCTTCGACGTCGCCGAGGGAATAAAGTACGCCCACTCGAAGGGCGTCATCCACCGCGACCTCAAGCCGAGCAACATCCTCCTGAAGAACGGCCGGGCGAAGGTGAGCGACTGGGGGCTGAGCAAGCTCCTCAAGGAGAGCAGGACGACCCATACGGTAAGCTTCACCCCTCTCTACGCTGCCCCCGAGCAGATAAGCTCCCGCTTTGGGGGAACCGATGAGAGAACCGACGTCTGGCAGATAGGGGCGGTTCTCTACGAGCTCCTTACGGGGAGACCGCCCTTCGAGGGTGAGGACTTCGTGGAGGTGGCGTCAAAGATAACCCTTGAGGAGCCGGTTCCGCCGGGCCGGCTCAATCCAGAGGCCAAGCCCCTTGAGCAGGTCGTGATGAAGTGCCTGGCGAAGAACAAGGAGGAGCGCTACCAGTCGGTGGAGGAGCTCCAGAGGGACATCGCGGAGTTCCTCGGCACCAGCTACCGCGAGAACCTCAGCAGGAGCGTTTCGCTCAACGACCTGTCGAGGAGCGCCTACTACGCCGGGGAGCTGTTCCTCCTGTACCTGAAGCTCAACGACCTCGTTAACGCGCTGAAATACGCCGACGACCTGGTTCACTACGCGAGGGGCGAGACGAGGGAGGAGCTCCTGAGGCTGAGGGAGCAGCTCGGGCTCCGCCTTGAGAACGGCCTCGACGTTCCCGAGGAGCTCTTAGAGAAGGCCGAGATGATAGTGCACAGGATAAAGCTGGGTTTCAAGGGGGTGTGA
- a CDS encoding chromosome assembly protein — protein MGIFDRFRKNPIEKLSLRELQEEEIRLRNRLERTKKEIKRIEKKKKQLFQEGIGADVLKKKMLAQEIKSLDMEQKLRLRDFTTAQKQYTFVKNLIVVKKYEKELRKIGLWDKLSKVEPEQLESVLVKVSLDGREFDEMVENLNRVFEMDIAEFEGTEDQTERELMEAWARVETGEADVEEVTEKIASPKLEKDAEEEL, from the coding sequence ATGGGAATATTTGACAGGTTTAGGAAGAACCCGATCGAAAAGCTCTCGCTGAGGGAGCTTCAGGAGGAGGAGATACGCCTGAGGAACAGGCTTGAGAGGACGAAGAAGGAAATCAAGCGCATCGAGAAAAAGAAGAAGCAGCTCTTTCAGGAGGGTATAGGGGCGGACGTGCTCAAGAAGAAGATGCTCGCCCAGGAGATCAAGAGCCTCGACATGGAGCAGAAGCTCAGGCTGAGGGACTTCACCACGGCCCAGAAGCAGTACACCTTCGTCAAGAACCTGATAGTCGTCAAGAAGTACGAGAAGGAGCTGAGGAAGATAGGCCTCTGGGACAAGCTCTCCAAGGTCGAGCCGGAGCAGCTTGAGAGCGTGCTCGTCAAGGTGAGCCTCGATGGCAGGGAGTTCGACGAGATGGTCGAGAACCTGAACAGGGTCTTCGAGATGGACATAGCCGAGTTTGAGGGAACGGAAGACCAGACCGAGAGGGAGCTCATGGAGGCCTGGGCCAGGGTCGAGACAGGGGAGGCGGACGTTGAGGAAGTGACGGAAAAGATAGCCTCGCCGAAGCTTGAGAAGGACGCGGAGGAGGAGCTGTGA
- a CDS encoding SHOCT domain-containing protein, whose protein sequence is MMFESVGNEFLTHVGEGEWGWHDMMGFGWFGWFGAIFMLLFWVLIIVGIVWFVKWLVERDSGGTGSSKRRALEILDEQYARGEIDDEEYERRRRRLLEG, encoded by the coding sequence ATGATGTTTGAAAGCGTTGGAAATGAATTCCTAACCCATGTTGGAGAAGGAGAATGGGGGTGGCACGACATGATGGGATTCGGATGGTTTGGCTGGTTCGGGGCAATATTCATGCTCCTGTTCTGGGTGCTGATAATCGTTGGGATAGTCTGGTTCGTTAAATGGCTCGTCGAGAGGGACTCAGGCGGGACTGGATCATCAAAGAGAAGGGCCCTCGAAATCCTCGACGAACAGTACGCACGGGGCGAAATAGACGACGAGGAGTACGAGAGGAGAAGGAGAAGGCTCCTGGAGGGTTGA
- a CDS encoding PP2C family serine/threonine-protein phosphatase — protein MSGAISTGIGSTAWGVSHPGPRDKNEDAFLILSLGDAYLLAVADGLGGHEKGELASKIAVETLRRTFEENYEASMGDEDIGELLRGAYWEIHREILGLSSEPGKVGTTLTSAFVRSGKAVIANTGDSRAYLIRDGQVIERTRDHSIVEELLERGVIGPEEVRSHPMRHVVTRALGIGFEVDVYTWRIENGDILILSTDGLHDVLSDGRIGEIASEGDSRGIAERLVEEALKVTGDNVTVVVFMEV, from the coding sequence ATGAGCGGGGCGATCTCCACCGGGATTGGAAGCACCGCCTGGGGCGTTTCCCATCCCGGGCCGAGGGATAAAAACGAGGACGCGTTCCTCATACTGTCCCTCGGCGACGCGTACCTCCTCGCCGTCGCCGATGGCCTGGGCGGGCACGAGAAGGGTGAGCTCGCTTCGAAGATAGCTGTAGAGACGCTCCGTCGGACGTTCGAAGAGAACTATGAGGCCAGCATGGGAGATGAGGACATCGGGGAACTCCTGAGGGGAGCATACTGGGAAATCCATAGGGAGATTTTGGGTCTATCCAGTGAGCCGGGAAAGGTTGGGACGACCCTCACCTCGGCATTCGTGAGAAGCGGAAAGGCTGTGATAGCGAACACGGGCGACAGCAGGGCGTACCTGATAAGGGATGGCCAGGTCATAGAGAGGACGAGGGATCATTCCATCGTTGAGGAGCTCCTTGAGAGGGGCGTTATAGGGCCGGAGGAGGTTCGCTCTCACCCGATGAGACACGTCGTTACGAGGGCCCTCGGCATAGGGTTCGAGGTTGACGTTTACACGTGGAGGATTGAAAATGGGGACATCCTGATCCTGAGCACGGACGGGCTCCACGATGTCCTGAGTGATGGGAGAATCGGGGAGATTGCCTCCGAAGGCGATTCCCGGGGTATCGCCGAGAGGCTGGTGGAGGAGGCTCTGAAGGTTACCGGAGATAACGTGACGGTGGTCGTGTTCATGGAGGTGTGA
- a CDS encoding DUF302 domain-containing protein: MNGEMDEMEKGGMKGMHGKGKMEGMKGSMKGMKGKGKMKGGCKGHGKGMKGMGGKHGMHGVEEPQKEYTYVKAVETGFDETVAKVKEELKKEGFGVLSEVRVDRLFKEKLGLEMEPYVILGACNPDYSSELIGIDINSGTFLPCNLVVYVKEGKTHVSLLLPTKAMSITGNDELLEVAGKVEEILKGVVERV; encoded by the coding sequence ATGAACGGTGAGATGGATGAGATGGAAAAAGGTGGAATGAAAGGCATGCACGGAAAGGGCAAGATGGAAGGAATGAAAGGTAGCATGAAGGGAATGAAGGGCAAAGGAAAGATGAAGGGTGGCTGCAAGGGCCACGGTAAGGGCATGAAGGGCATGGGCGGAAAGCACGGGATGCACGGAGTGGAGGAGCCCCAGAAGGAGTACACCTACGTCAAGGCTGTTGAGACAGGCTTCGACGAGACTGTGGCAAAGGTCAAGGAGGAGCTGAAGAAGGAGGGCTTTGGCGTCCTCAGCGAGGTCAGGGTTGACCGGCTTTTCAAGGAGAAGCTCGGCCTTGAGATGGAGCCCTACGTCATCCTCGGGGCCTGCAACCCGGACTATTCAAGCGAGCTGATAGGCATAGACATTAACAGCGGCACCTTCCTGCCCTGCAACCTCGTGGTCTACGTTAAGGAAGGGAAGACCCACGTGAGCCTCCTGCTCCCGACGAAGGCTATGAGCATAACTGGGAACGACGAACTCCTCGAAGTCGCCGGAAAGGTCGAGGAGATACTGAAGGGCGTCGTTGAGAGGGTTTGA
- a CDS encoding SRPBCC family protein: MGLEEYCPKEIHSIVERIKSGPAEFLRCRPRKGFSHCIMVAVLIDAEIGEVFPLVSDISNLALFWQEYEFRTEGDGRLKKGLVYHTRKKGAKRWVKYRITGFKENFFYSGEMVGGEAFLKDLRYEHCFIPADGVTLSVERINYTLRGGFLGRVLNLLIVERIIKKELLRAHSRLKEVAEKRKLRS, from the coding sequence ATGGGCCTGGAGGAATACTGCCCAAAGGAGATTCATTCTATTGTCGAAAGGATCAAAAGTGGCCCGGCTGAGTTCCTGAGGTGTAGACCACGTAAGGGCTTTTCCCACTGTATTATGGTGGCTGTTCTTATCGATGCGGAAATCGGGGAAGTCTTCCCTTTGGTGTCGGACATCAGTAATCTAGCACTGTTCTGGCAGGAATACGAGTTCAGAACCGAGGGCGATGGGAGACTGAAAAAAGGGCTGGTGTACCATACCCGGAAAAAGGGGGCCAAAAGGTGGGTAAAATACCGGATTACGGGGTTTAAGGAGAACTTCTTCTATTCCGGGGAGATGGTGGGGGGAGAGGCATTTTTAAAGGACCTGAGGTATGAGCACTGCTTTATCCCTGCAGACGGCGTGACACTGAGCGTCGAAAGGATCAATTACACCCTTCGTGGAGGTTTTCTGGGACGGGTTCTGAACCTCCTGATAGTGGAGCGCATCATTAAAAAGGAGCTCTTAAGGGCACACTCAAGGCTAAAAGAAGTGGCGGAAAAAAGAAAGCTCCGCAGTTAA
- a CDS encoding 26S protease regulatory subunit, translated as MPVDLSGPLMSEFERAKREFERAVAAGEMERARKSALRCASILRQLAKHVPYNSELYLRKAKKWEDVAEQIERGEYGRRAVVGAEGKSTAQEKDEEDQFREYVLGLISKSRITWDDIGGLEDVKLLMMETVVISALKKPAAIQPWKGILLFGPPGTGKTLLASAAAGSLNATFFNVKASSVLSKYFGESSKIISALYEVAREKAPSIVFLDEIDALTTRRSSDTSEATRRMLSTLLTELEGFHGGGEGKLVLTLAATNTPWDLDEAVLSRFPRRIYVPLPDREATKEIIKINTRGLDISRLDLDAIAGESVERLYSGRDIRNLCQEAIWNMIREENRDLHKLASLPLEELRKRSLRTRPLEMRDFEEAFKKIKSPLSRKDIERYEKWAEEFGG; from the coding sequence ATGCCGGTTGACCTTTCGGGGCCCCTGATGAGCGAGTTTGAGAGGGCTAAGAGGGAGTTTGAAAGGGCCGTTGCAGCGGGAGAGATGGAGAGAGCGAGGAAGAGCGCCCTCAGGTGTGCCTCCATACTCCGGCAGCTCGCGAAGCACGTGCCCTATAACAGTGAGCTCTACCTGAGGAAGGCGAAGAAGTGGGAAGACGTGGCGGAGCAGATAGAGCGGGGCGAATACGGACGAAGGGCCGTCGTGGGCGCGGAGGGAAAGAGCACGGCACAGGAGAAGGATGAGGAGGACCAGTTCAGGGAGTACGTCCTCGGGCTCATATCAAAGTCCAGGATAACCTGGGACGACATAGGCGGCCTTGAGGACGTCAAACTCCTCATGATGGAGACCGTTGTGATATCGGCCCTCAAAAAGCCTGCCGCGATCCAGCCGTGGAAGGGGATTCTCCTATTCGGGCCCCCGGGGACGGGGAAGACGCTTCTGGCTTCGGCCGCCGCCGGGAGCTTAAATGCCACATTCTTCAACGTCAAGGCTTCGAGCGTCCTCAGCAAGTACTTCGGCGAGTCGAGCAAGATAATTTCGGCACTCTACGAGGTCGCCAGGGAGAAGGCGCCGAGCATAGTGTTCCTCGATGAGATAGACGCCCTCACCACGAGGCGCTCCAGCGACACGAGCGAGGCCACAAGGCGGATGCTTTCTACGTTACTCACCGAGCTTGAGGGCTTCCACGGGGGCGGAGAAGGGAAGCTTGTCCTCACGTTAGCGGCGACCAACACACCGTGGGACCTGGACGAGGCGGTTCTATCGCGCTTCCCGAGGAGGATTTACGTTCCCCTGCCGGACAGGGAAGCGACCAAGGAGATAATCAAGATCAACACGCGCGGGCTTGACATCTCCCGCTTAGACCTCGACGCCATAGCTGGGGAGAGCGTCGAGCGCCTGTACTCCGGCAGGGACATCAGGAACCTCTGCCAGGAAGCGATATGGAACATGATACGCGAGGAGAACAGGGATCTCCACAAGCTCGCCAGTCTCCCGCTCGAAGAGCTGAGGAAGCGCTCGCTGAGAACGAGGCCCCTTGAGATGAGGGACTTTGAGGAGGCGTTCAAGAAGATCAAGAGCCCGCTCAGCAGGAAGGACATCGAGCGCTACGAAAAATGGGCGGAGGAGTTCGGAGGATGA
- a CDS encoding class I SAM-dependent methyltransferase codes for MIPGIEEIRAFLERLGFDEKAVNELVEQIEYFETEAPERDDIVRDYLRDECIERLVEEIAREVLKLGRKGVRILDVAAGSGFFTERVKRKLEEKGIKVEVYGFDITPSMLKRLKGKDITPVWGVAERIRDSIRIANDHYGLDVPEKFDVVVSTLAFHHFLNPEEVLRSIRDVLEDGGKAVIIDVLKHGHDEFKDTLKDTHLGFSIEEMRGMGLRVFRKAEVRPLGLHCEVDGILIGLYKAVFA; via the coding sequence ATGATACCGGGCATCGAGGAGATCAGGGCGTTCCTTGAGAGGCTGGGCTTTGATGAGAAGGCCGTAAACGAATTGGTGGAGCAGATAGAGTACTTCGAGACCGAGGCCCCGGAAAGGGACGACATAGTTCGGGACTACCTGAGGGACGAGTGCATAGAGCGGCTCGTGGAGGAGATAGCACGGGAAGTTCTGAAGCTGGGAAGGAAGGGGGTGCGCATACTCGACGTTGCGGCCGGCTCGGGGTTCTTCACGGAGCGCGTGAAGAGGAAGCTTGAGGAGAAGGGAATCAAAGTGGAGGTCTACGGATTTGACATAACGCCGAGCATGCTAAAGAGGCTCAAAGGGAAGGACATAACTCCCGTGTGGGGCGTCGCGGAGAGGATAAGGGACTCCATAAGAATAGCCAACGACCACTACGGGCTCGACGTGCCCGAGAAGTTCGACGTGGTCGTCTCAACCCTCGCATTCCACCACTTCCTCAACCCGGAGGAAGTCCTGAGGAGCATCAGAGACGTCCTCGAAGATGGGGGCAAGGCCGTTATCATAGACGTCCTCAAACACGGGCACGACGAGTTCAAGGACACCCTGAAGGACACGCACCTTGGGTTCTCAATAGAGGAGATGAGGGGAATGGGCCTGCGGGTCTTTAGAAAGGCTGAAGTGAGGCCCCTCGGACTGCACTGCGAGGTCGACGGCATACTGATAGGGCTCTACAAGGCGGTGTTTGCTTAA